A single window of Nicotiana sylvestris chromosome 3, ASM39365v2, whole genome shotgun sequence DNA harbors:
- the LOC104227417 gene encoding wound-induced proteinase inhibitor 2-like translates to MAVHRVSFLALLLLLGMSLLVSNVEHADAKACPLNCDPRIAYGVCPRSEEKKNDRICTNCCAGTKGCKYFSDDGTFVCEGESDPRNPKACPRNCDPRIAYGICPLSEEKKNDRICTNCCAGTKGCKYFSDDGTFVCEGESDPRNPKACPRNCDPRIAYGICPLSEEKKNDRICTNCCAGKKGCKYFSNDGTFVCEGESDPRNPKACTLNCDPRIAYGICPLSEEKKNDRICTNCCAGKKGCKYFSDDGTFVCEGESDPRNPKACTLNCDPRIAYGICPLSEEKKNDRICTNCCAGKKGCKYFSDDGTFVCEGESDPRNPKACPRNCDGRIAYGICPLSEEKKNDRICTNCCAGKKGCKYFSDDGTFICEGESEYASKVDEYVREVENDLQKSKVAVS, encoded by the exons ATGGCTGTTCACAGAGTTAGTTTCCTTGCTCTCCTCCTCTTACTTG GAATGTCTCTGCTTGTAAGCAATGTGGAACATGCAGATGCCAAGGCTTGTCCCTTAAATTGTGATCCAAGAATTGCCTATGGAGTTTGCCCGCGTTCAGAAGAAAAGAAGAATGATCGGATATGCACCAACTGTTGCGCAGGCACGAAGGGATGTAAGTATTTTAGTGATGATGGAACTTTTGTTTGTGAAGGAGAGTCTGATCCTAGAAATCCAAAGGCTTGTCCTCGGAATTGCGATCCAAGAATTGCCTATGGGATTTGCCCACTTTcagaagaaaaaaagaatgatCGGATATGCACCAACTGTTGCGCAGGCACGAAGGGTTGTAAGTACTTTAGTGATGATGGAACTTTTGTTTGTGAAGGAGAGTCTGATCCTAGAAATCCAAAGGCTTGTCCTCGGAATTGCGATCCAAGAATTGCCTATGGGATTTGCCCACTTTCAGAAGAAAAGAAGAATGATCGGATATGCACCAACTGTTGCGCAGGCAAAAAGGGCTGTAAGTACTTTAGTAATGATGGAACTTTTGTTTGTGAAGGAGAGTCTGATCCTAGAAATCCAAAGGCTTGTACTCTGAATTGCGATCCAAGAATTGCCTATGGGATTTGCCCACTTTCAGAAGAAAAGAAGAATGATCGGATATGCACCAACTGTTGCGCAGGCAAAAAGGGTTGTAAATACTTTAGTGATGATGGAACTTTTGTTTGTGAAGGAGAGTCTGATCCTAGAAATCCAAAGGCTTGTACTCTGAATTGCGATCCAAGAATTGCCTATGGGATTTGCCCACTTTCAGAAGAAAAGAAGAATGATCGGATATGTACTAACTGTTGTGCAGGCAAAAAGGGTTGTAAGTACTTTAGTGATGATGGAACTTTTGTTTGTGAAGGAGAGTCTGATCCTAGAAATCCAAAAGCCTGTCCTCGGAATTGTGATGGAAGAATTGCCTATGGGATTTGCCCACTTTCAGAAGAAAAGAAGAATGATCGGATATGCACCAATTGTTGCGCAGGTAAAAAGGGCTGTAAGTACTTTAGTGATGATGGTACTTTTATTTGTGAAGGAGAATCTGAATATGCCAGCAAAGTGGATGAATATGTTCGTGAAGTTGAGAATGATCTCCAGAAGTCTAAGGTTGCTGTTTCCTAA